The following are encoded in a window of Psychrobacter sp. P11F6 genomic DNA:
- a CDS encoding DUF4870 family protein gives MNQSSDRKPDTRSHQQTRTAEYQSNSSVEAAFDHEMTQQRQSYGASDNMSNGKRRSLITYNHITYFLYVISYFTAGLLWVVPIVMNYAKRHDAEGSWLSTHFDWQIKTFWYSIVFFFLGIIIITFALGGFGISMLADSNNIAIGSVLLAVFGLLIMIFTFIWHLYRIVRGWIALTDGRPVP, from the coding sequence ATGAATCAATCTTCTGATCGCAAACCTGACACGCGTAGCCATCAGCAGACCAGAACTGCTGAATACCAGAGTAATTCGTCAGTTGAAGCTGCATTTGATCATGAAATGACTCAGCAAAGGCAGAGCTATGGGGCGAGTGACAATATGAGCAACGGTAAGCGCCGTTCTTTAATCACTTATAATCACATTACTTATTTTTTATACGTAATCAGCTATTTTACCGCTGGATTACTGTGGGTTGTACCAATTGTGATGAACTATGCGAAGCGCCATGACGCAGAGGGTTCGTGGTTGTCCACGCATTTCGATTGGCAGATTAAGACCTTTTGGTATAGCATCGTATTTTTCTTCTTAGGTATTATTATCATTACCTTTGCATTAGGGGGTTTTGGCATTAGTATGCTGGCTGATAGCAATAATATTGCCATTGGTTCGGTATTATTAGCGGTATTTGGCCTGCTAATCATGATTTTCACCTTCATATGGCATCTTTATCGTATCGTCCGTGGTTGGATAGCCCTGACGGATGGTCGTCCTGTACCTTAG